From the Limanda limanda chromosome 7, fLimLim1.1, whole genome shotgun sequence genome, the window aggttttcatatCGGCAAACATAAACAAGGATACTCATATGTCTGTTAAAGGCTCATATTGGCAGATTATCGGCAAACTGATAAATCGGTCGGGCTCTGGCTATTTAACTTCCAGCCTGATGAGGGCCCACATCAGTTGCACAAAAGAAACCATGGTTTCCAACCAGCAAACAGTGGGACGCAGAATAATTACCATGAGATGCAGTGATAACAGACACAATGGGTTTAAGAGATGGCACACAGAGGTATCCACGGACCTGTCAGTTTGGTGTAGGCCTCCATGTCGTCTATGGCCGTGGAGAGAGTGAACTCCTTCCCTTTTGAGCCTTTAAACTTGATGTGTGGATCTGCTTTTACAAAGGCCTCAGCGATCCTAAAGAAACACCCGACGCATTATCACCTTTCAGAACGACCACAGGACAAAGCAAACAAGCTACGTCCAAGCATTGAGCTACTCACATGATCTCTATGATGTTGCAAACTCTGTGCTGGTAGGCACTTCTGTGGAGAGAGTTCCTTGTGTGGAACATGTCATACAGATTGTCCACCTGCTGTTTAAAGAATCACTTGTGTTTAGTCACAGTTTAAACGTTTAACTTAgacgttttttaaaaagctgatcAGAAGGAAAACGTAAGAGAGTTGTTACTTTGTTTCTGGTACAGATTTGCTTCTGCCCGTCCACCTCACACACCCTGGCGAACATAAGGAAGCGCTGATGATCAAAGTTGTTCTTGATGCCCAGGTGGTAGCAGTCCCTAAGAGGAGAACCATGTGAACAGATGGGCCATTACCCTCACAAGGATTTTGGAAACCCTTattaaaacaaactaacaagTCAATAATACTCACCTCGCAAAGTAGTCCCACTTATCCACATCAATGCCAGTTCTTTTGTTGGCCACAATATCATAGAGAAAGGACATGTCCTTTGGGCGGCCTTTGTAAGGCCACTAAGTCAGAAAACAGAGACATGAGATTCTGATATATTAGGCAAGTATCTTTAAGGATTCAAAATAATTTTAACTCTGGTTTCCAGAGGCAAGTCATTATACAGTGCCGAGAACTAATGTGGCATTCATAGCATCTGCTGCATACACACTAATAATCTGTAGCTTGCACTGTTAATGTGCCAATGGATTAGTCCATATGCAGGTCAGGTCAAATTATTACTCTTAACCGAGTGTGAGGAACATTAAGTTGCACATCAGTCACTGGTTTTTGTAGCTTTTAGAAAGTGAAGGTTTATTCTGCACATTTCTGCCCATGCCTCCACCACAATGGAACTGAAATTCAGTGCAAGTCAGACCCCTAGAATGAATTACAACTGAAGACACTGAAAAATATAATGTGAGGaatctctgtctgtgcttctgtccgTATGAACGTGATTTACAGATCTCAAAAACAGTTCAGCGAATCGAGTCgcaaatttggtgcaatttcTGCGCTTGAACTGTtcgaaaatgaaaaaaactttgATTGAAGTAGTTCAGAGGCACGGATTCAGGGCTGTATATCTGAGCCTACccttcagctgctgcctggACCCATTTTACAGGAACTAAATTCAATCCGTAGTTCTATTCGTCAAAATGCAGTTTTAGTTCCAGAGTTCCTCAAAAGGTTCTTGGTTCCTTTGGAAAAGTTCCTGCAGTAGAACAATACGACTAAAATACTTATATAAGCATCAACTGATCTCATATAGGCAGAACTAGAAGTTACCCCCTTAGCTTTAGGGTCCGATGGTCCAGCAATCAGCTCCTTGATGAACACCAGGTCCTCAGGCAGCACCAGGCGATCCGGCTCCACCATCTCTTCCTTCAACATGTTGTTCTCAACCAGGTGATCAAACATGTCCAAAGAGGCCTTCTcgtgctgaaacacacacagaataatttattaatattatatagtAATAGTAATTTATGGAAACTTACACAGTCACAACTTGAAAATTAAAGCAAACAGAAAGAGCTTATCTTAAAATATGACTCCTGCAAAAACGAATGCTTATCAGTCACGTTTGCCAGACGGCAGGTCTGTGGTCATAACTTTAATaatgactgtgtgtttttttaagctcTTAGTGTCTCTTATCAGTGACGCTTATCATTACCAACATTGCAACCACTACCTTAGACCTGAGCTGTCCTGCTGAGAGGCCAGGTGACACTGACTGCTTTGAGCAGCagctttgtttttacagttatttTAACCGCTAATAGAAAAGCTCCCTTGCATCCCGATGTTGTTTATTGCTTAcgcaggggtgcccacactttataggcttgtgagctactcttgaaattaCCAGCTCAACTAGatctaccccccccctccccccccccggcgcacgtaccccctcttttttcgcgccaggaaacacactaaaaaatgattttaaacgatattgataacatattttatattttaaatgatataaatgattaaatatacatcccatagtttgtattccccttctgttgtcctggagatttaatttgaccaatcacattattaaatgtccccctctgcccagccacaagcagtcatatagataaaaagagggggggcctacgtattctccacataggtttgagtggagaatacgtaatttaccctccacacccgacatagtgaacagcggagaagttcttgaagatggatgatattaaattaataatttaggTGGAGAGGTACAGTgagttgtatgatcctcagcacatataagacaaagaagacacatgtgtcaggatctggcactttagtgcatgtttaagtttaattgtaaaagtgttttctgtcctAGTAattctctgttgtgtgtgttctaattgtttgcacaccctgtttctgtttcctgttttattttgtagtctctgttccttgtgtgttgtttccgtcttcacttcctgtctgtgattgtcatccctgccctcatgtgtttcacctgtgttcaattgcccctgccttccctgtgtatttaagcctctgtcttccctttgtcctctgtcgggttgtctgtttttcctgctgtttttcctgcggtgtttgtggGTCCTGTTTTTCCCTTCCTGCgttcctgatctcctgagcctcGTGTAagcttccttttgttttgtttgttacctgttagtgttagtgttaatgttttgtttgtttgtttaaagtacttatttaattaaattaccctttcatttgaaatctctgcatctgggtccatctctccatccaaaccgtgacaacatgttgggctgtgttgtagttaatgttggagcaacaagtaagtatatgcttgaaaaaaatgattaaatgccgtttttactgcaggctgacaacagcaaaagtatgtgatattattagcgcggcgcttcagcaTCCGGTGTgaaccatagatatcatatataaaggctagatgtcttgtACGACGGAGcaggacgtcaccacatggcggccatcttgctccGGGCAACTCGCTCacacataacattgtgttggtagtggtaaataaccataacttgctcaattttcaaccgatttttaaactatttggtttgttataaacgtcagagatgtagatatgacactgcatacttatgaataattatggtattttctttcaaatataaaaatgaataagttatgcagtgtcatatctacatctctgacgtttataacaaaccaaaccgtttaaaaatcggttgaaaattgagcaagttattgttatttaccattaccaacacaatgttatgtgtgagcgagatgcccgtagcaagatggccgccatgtgtgGACGTTcatctccgttggccggcaacgcagacgagacatctagcctttatatatgatatctatggtgtgaacagccaagcgccggcgctctagggattagcgcggcgcTTCGGCGTCGCTTCGGCATCGCTTCCGTGTCCGGTTTGAACACAGCGTGACGACTAGTCCGCCCCGGTTGTCGTTCAcaacatcgtccagggcggGGGATGTGGCGGCAGCGGCAGGGGCGGCGGcggcaaaaaaagaaaagtgggtATTGTCATTAGCTGCTTTCCGACATTCCCTGAACTCTGGAGGAAGTGTacgtgtgaacgcaaatgtcagagagaAAGCTTCCAGAGTTTCTGCGCCTGGCTCCTAAGGATTGGTTGTTGGTGTGAACGTGTCCGAGCAGAGACTCTCCCACTGGGtggttcatatgtgaaaggcaaagggAAAATGGCTTATGTGACCTTGTATCTCCTTGAACTAATCCTATGGCCGAGAAAGGATGAGAACAGGATAACATTTTCTTACCTTCCATTTTGGACGTTTTACTTGAATGAAGGTCTGAAACATATGGGAAAATGGCCCATGTCCTGAcagcaataataaaaacatgaaaaagatgATTAGGCTGCATGCGATCTTTGCACTAAGATACCTGGGTTCTACTCCCATCTGGATAATAGAGGATAATAAACATACTTTCACTTCCATTCTTACTCGTGCACACATCCACGATGCGCTTACTCACCCAGGTCATGGCAGAGCCCAGCGATCTGCACGCAGAGGATGTCTCTGGGAGTGATGTTGAGTTCTGGCTGCCTGTCATGCAGAGCCTTTAGAAGTTGTCCTGCCAAGTGACCAACCCTGTtcccacacacaacaaaacatttcatacaAGACAACACAGGGAAAATACCACAAACATTGTGGAATACATGTGTTTactctgtttgttgtttgttttgttagatTTTCAGCATTATTTTGCAAAAACAATTGACTGGATTTCTAAGAAACTCGTAGGGAGAACAATACACGGGGACAAAGAGGCGGATaca encodes:
- the LOC133005336 gene encoding LOW QUALITY PROTEIN: deoxynucleoside triphosphate triphosphohydrolase SAMHD1-like (The sequence of the model RefSeq protein was modified relative to this genomic sequence to represent the inferred CDS: substituted 1 base at 1 genomic stop codon), encoding MSNNXTKVFNDPIHGHLELHPLLIRIIDTPQFQRLRNIKQLGGAYFVFPGASHNRFEHSIGVGHLAGQLLKALHDRQPELNITPRDILCVQIAGLCHDLGHGPFSHMFQTFIQVKRPKWKHEKASLDMFDHLVENNMLKEEMVEPDRLVLPEDLVFIKELIAGPSDPKAKGWPYKGRPKDMSFLYDIVANKRTGIDVDKWDYFARDCYHLGIKNNFDHQRFLMFARVCEVDGQKQICTRNKQVDNLYDMFHTRNSLHRSAYQHRVCNIIEIMIAEAFVKADPHIKFKGSKGKEFTLSTAIDDMEAYTKLTDHVFERILFSSSKKLKEPQQILQDIVCRRLYKCLGRTNPGKKLDVTPDAIKGWKKELADFSVQDDVQDVNLQPDDFVVDVIDLNYGMKKKNPINNVRFFCKTVLTKAFQIREDQVSKMLPAVFDEQVIRVYCKKRDGKTVEAAKKHFVQWCINKGFSKPTDADITAPELIPVQPDDGGSSENAGEGL